A window of Phragmites australis chromosome 15, lpPhrAust1.1, whole genome shotgun sequence genomic DNA:
CTTTTAGAGATATACAGAATATATGgaataattatatatcctcgTCAATTCCCATCCCATACATTTGCAATTTTTCCCCTTTTCATTGGCAATGCAAAATAGATCCCATAGTTGCACTGCTAAAGGTGAAGTTCCGAACCAAGTATCTTCCTAAAAACGAATTTTTGTACCATCCCCTACTACCCATCTATAACCAAACTTAAGAGCCTGTGCTGCCCACATAGCCCCTTTCAAAAAAATTGAGGCATGAGAATTAGGTAAACAGAAAATATTAGGAGCATTCCTCATATATTTTCTCCTGACTACTGAAGTGGAGCTATCTGCAAATTGTTTTTACCTGTTTCACTAAATTACCTAAATATTGAGCATTGCCCTTTCATTTTGAAAATTGCAGATCAAATCCAACTAGACATGCCGTTGAATGAGCTTCCACCGCTACGGCTGAGAGACATGGTGTTCTCAACGACTACTACACATGCTACTATGGCTAGATGCTTAGAATGTTTACTGGAATCTGCAAGATGTTCTTCGGGTGTCATCATCAACACCTTACAAGACCTTGAAAGTTCGGAGCTCCAAAAGATCGCCAATGGCCTCGGTGTTCCGATATACGCGATCGGGCCACTTCACAAGATTTCTTCAGGAACCGAGAGCAGCTTGCTAGCTCAAGACAGGACCTGTATGGAATGGTTGGACAAGCAAGAGACAGACTCTGTTCTTTATGTGAGCTTTGGGAGCTTGGCATCCATGGATGAGAAGGAACTGTTGGAGACAGCATGGGGCTTGGCCAACAGCCAGAGGCCATTTCTGTGGGTGATCCGGCATAACCTGGTCCAATCCTCAGAGCAAGCGAGCCTTCCTGATGGCTTTGAGGAGGCGACACGTGGCAGGGGAATGGTGGTATCCTGGGCCCCACAGCAGGATGTTCTGGGGCACCGCGCAGTCGGTGGCTTTTGGACGCACAACGGGTGGAACTCGACTCTGGAGAGTATTTGTGAGGGTgtcccgatgatctgcaggccCCAATTTGCTGACCAGATGATCAACATGAGGTACGTCCAGGAGGTGTGGAAGATAGGATTTGAGCTAGAAGGTGAGTTGGAGAGGGGAAAGATCGAGGGGGCTGTTAGAAGGTTGCTGTGCGAGGAAGAAGGAAGAGAGATGAGACAGAGGGCAAAGGATTTCAGGAACAAAGCTGTTAACTGCATGGACGAAGGAGGCTCTTCGAAAACTGCAATTGATCTGTTGCTGAAGCGCATAATGTCA
This region includes:
- the LOC133893690 gene encoding DIMBOA UDP-glucosyltransferase BX9-like; protein product: MAATASSGESQRRRRVLMFPLPFQGHLNPMLQLAGALHACGGLDVTVFHAAFNAPDPAGHRFVPVGDGVPFGGLLPSGSDADFAGALLRMNERLRGPFRDSLRQVLDEDEGGASACLVVDSNLRGMQLVAEELGVPTLVLRTGSAACLVAYMAFPALCDKGLLPPPSQDQIQLDMPLNELPPLRLRDMVFSTTTTHATMARCLECLLESARCSSGVIINTLQDLESSELQKIANGLGVPIYAIGPLHKISSGTESSLLAQDRTCMEWLDKQETDSVLYVSFGSLASMDEKELLETAWGLANSQRPFLWVIRHNLVQSSEQASLPDGFEEATRGRGMVVSWAPQQDVLGHRAVGGFWTHNGWNSTLESICEGVPMICRPQFADQMINMRYVQEVWKIGFELEGELERGKIEGAVRRLLCEEEGREMRQRAKDFRNKAVNCMDEGGSSKTAIDLLLKRIMSF